One genomic region from Uloborus diversus isolate 005 chromosome 2, Udiv.v.3.1, whole genome shotgun sequence encodes:
- the LOC129217475 gene encoding origin recognition complex subunit 5-like — protein MASFFDLVSLLVGPNENACNDTEILFRDKEKEFLLNFMGSDDCLPYPSLFIYGHTSTGKTMLVTRIMQGFNLSHVWINCHVACSSQLVLKAIVRELSDGDSKIKALTFCDLVQFLKRTLKDRSETTYFIFDDVDVLRKEDAFLLTSLLKLQDLTGVNVCSIFISQLPWEKFRNQIISFHPICLYFPNYTKEQICEILSQDCPPDYQKNFYNGYISVIMKTFYTVTRNLSELRHLAQTYFGKYCEPISQDPDYEISSLKLWKNIEPTLREAMHSVYLREISGTTSNCKSSSVKQVTTIGTEKASSTMYCVTRQLPFYSKFLLIASYFASYNPPKTDLKHFVRNQGKQRKKKVSRKIVKSRHLLGPNSFTLDRMLSIFFSIVGERVLPSALLYSQISSLVSMRLLCRVSTDEHLDCPKYKCLAELDLVTKIAKTVSIDVMGYLDDFL, from the coding sequence atggcttccttttttGATTTGGTTTCTCTGCTTGTCGGTCCCAACGAGAATGCATGTAATGATACGGAGATATTATTTCGagataaagaaaaagaatttctGTTAAATTTCATGGGCTCCGATGACTGTTTACCTTATCCGAGTTTGTTTATTTATGGCCATACTTCAACAGGGAAAACAATGCTAGTTACTCGAATCATGCAAGGTTTCAATTTGTCCCATGTATGGATAAACTGTCATGTTGCGTGCAGTTCACAATTGGTGTTAAAAGCGATAGTTCGAGAACTTTCTGAtggtgattcaaaaataaaagctctgaCGTTCTGTGACTTAgtgcaatttttgaaaagaacCCTCAAAGATAGATCTGAaactacatatttcatttttgatGATGTTGATGTTTTAAGGAAGGAAGATGCTTTCCTTCTAACATCTTTATTGAAACTCCAAGATTTGACAGGAGTCAATGTTTGTTCTATCTTTATATCTCAGTTACCCTGGGAAAAATTTAGAAATCAGATTATATCATTTCATCCTATTTGCCTTTACTTCCCAAATTATACCAAAGAACAAATATGTGAAATATTGAGTCAAGATTGCCCTCCTGACTATCAAAAGAATTTCTACAATGGATACATCAGTGTCATAATGAAAACTTTCTATACGGTTACTAGGAATCTTAGCGAATTGCGGCATCTAGCTCAAACATACTTTGGAAAATATTGTGAGCCCATATCCCAAGATCCTGACTATGAAATTAGTAGTCTAAAGTTATGGAAAAATATTGAACCAACTCTTAGAGAAGCAATGCATTCTGTGTATCTTAGAGAGATTTCTGGTACTACTTCTAACTGCAAATCTTCGAGTGTAAAGCAAGTAACGACTATAGGAACCGAAAAAGCATCTTCCACGATGTATTGTGTCACCAGGCAACTACcattttattctaaatttttgcTCATAGCCTCATATTTTGCATCTTATAATCCACCTAAAACAGATCTAAAACATTTTGTGAGAAACCAGGGaaaacaaagaaagaagaaagtttCGAGGAAAATTGTAAAAAGTCGTCATTTATTAGGACCAAACTCTTTTACGTTAGATAGGATGTTgtcgatatttttttcaatagtagGAGAAAGAGTTTTGCCTTCTGCTTTACTGTATTCTCAGATATCGTCTTTGGTCAGTATGCGCTTGTTGTGTCGTGTGTCAACTGACGAGCATTTAGATTGTCCGAAGTATAAATGTCTTGCGGAGTTGGATCTTGTAACTAAAATTGCAAAAACTGTCAGCATAGATGTTATGGGTTATCTTGATGATttcttatga